In Leishmania mexicana MHOM/GT/2001/U1103 complete genome, chromosome 20, one genomic interval encodes:
- a CDS encoding putative 60S ribosomal protein L34, which translates to MSCPRVQYRRRMHYATRGNRMKMVRTPGNKLVMQKRSKRSQGIHTPWVLGHKRLGGTKALRHIDARLASRHEKSVSRAYGGVLSHDQVRDRVVRAFLVEEQRIVKQALKEHNKMKLSHKRTANKKKSKQSKKEAITKKISTKTVSKKKAPAKKVTTTRQPVGSKLVKK; encoded by the coding sequence ATGTCCTGCCCTCGCGTTCAGTACCGCCGTCGCATGCACTATGCCACTCGTGGCAACCGCATGAAGATGGTCCGCACCCCGGGCAACAAGCTTGTGATGCAGAAGCGCTCGAAGCGCTCGCAGGGTATCCACACCCCGTGGGTGCTCGGCCACAAGCGCCTTGGTGGCACcaaggcgctgcgccacatcgacgcccgcctcgcctcccgCCACGAGAAGAGCGTGTCCCGCGCGTACGGTGGTGTGCTGAGCCACGATCAGGTCCGCGACCGCGTCGtgcgcgccttcctcgtggaggagcagcgcatcgtCAAGCAGGCGCTCAAGGAGCACAACAAGATGAAGCTCTCGCATAAGCGCACCGCGAAtaagaagaagagcaagcaGTCGAAGAAGGAGGCCATCACCAAGAAGATCTCCACCAAGACGGTTTCCAAGAAGAAGGCGCCGGCGAAGAAGGTCACCACGACGCGCCAGCCGGTCGGCTCTAAGCTGGTGAAGAAGTGA
- a CDS encoding putative 40S ribosomal protein S27-1 — MGFFDADLSYPTVRTERMKHKRRRLVQGPNSYFMDVSCPRCRQVTVVYSHATTSVECKGCSKKLCRPTGGKALLVEGCGYRRKPDH, encoded by the coding sequence ATGGGCTTCTTTGACGCTGACCTCAGCTACCCCACTGTGCGCACGGAGCGCATGAAGCACAAGCGCCGTCGCCTTGTGCAGGGCCCGAACTCGTACTTCATGGACGTGAGCtgcccgcgctgccgccaggTGACTGTGGTGTACAGCCACGCCACCACGTCGGTGGAGTGCAAGGGGTGCTCCAAGAAGCTCTGCCGTCCCACTGGTGGTAAGGCGCTGCTCGTGGAGGGCTGCGGGTACCGCCGCAAGCCAGACCACTAG
- a CDS encoding putative 60S ribosomal protein L10a — translation MSKIAPQTLMEAIQAVLKVDKERKFKESVDLQVNLKNYDPQKDKRFSGSLKLPNMCRPRMTVCLLCDLVHEDIAKKDGVPTMNQEELKKLNKNKKLVKKMCNQYDAFLCSESIIKTVPRLVGPHMHRMGKFPTVCSPSESLTEKVVELRSTVKFQLKKVLCLGTCVGHMEMSEEQLRQNVTMAINFLVSLLKKNWQNLKSAYIKSTMGKPQRIY, via the coding sequence ATGTCCAAGATCGCCCCGCAAACCCTGATGGAGGCCATCCAGGCCGTCCTGAAGGTGGACAAGGAGCGCAAGTTCAAGGAGAGCGTCGATCTCCAGGTCAACCTGAAGAACTACGACCCCCAGAAGGACAAGCGTTTCTCTGGTTCCCTGAAGCTTCCGAACATGTGCCGCCCgcgcatgacggtgtgcttGCTGTGCGACCTCGTGCACGAGGATATCGCCAAGAAGGACGGTGTCCCGACCATGAAccaggaggagctgaagaagcTCAACAAGAACAAGAAGCTGGTGAAGAAGATGTGCAACCAGTACGACGCCTTCCTGTGCTCTGAGTCGATCATCAAGACTGTGCCGCGTCTGGTGGGCCCGCACATGCACCGTATGGGCAAGTTTCCGACGGTGTGCTCGCCCAGCGAGTCCCTCACAGAGAAGGTCGTGGAGCTGCGCTCGACCGTGAAGTTCCAGCTGAAGAAGGTGCTGTGCCTCGGCACCTGCGTCGGGCACATGGAGATGAGcgaggagcagctccgccagaACGTCACGATGGCGATCAACTTCCtcgtgtcgctgctgaagaaGAACTGGCAGAACCTGAAGTCGGCGTACATCAAGTCGACGATGGGCAAGCCGCAGCGCATCTACTAG
- a CDS encoding putative basic transcription factor 3a, producing MPITQEQLKRRAEMVRTGGKGSMRRTTKAHHKSTGDDKKVQVTLRRLGVTPFSDIDEAVFYRQDGSAYYFSKPKVQASMQTQCFVVSGDYDVKSAEEVDAKKD from the coding sequence ATGCCGATCACGCAGGAACAGCTGAAGCGCCGCGCCGAGATGGTGCGCACGGGTGGGAAGGGTTCCATGCGCCGCACCACCAAGGCCCACCACAAGAGCACTGGCGATGACAAGAAGGTTCAGGTCACCCTCCGCCGCCTGGGCGTCACCCCCTTCAGCGATATCGACGAGGCCGTGTTCTACCGCCAGGACGGCAGCGCCTACTACTTCTCCAAGCCGAAGGTGCAGGCCTCCATGCAGACGCAGTGCTTCGTGGTGTCGGGTGACTACGATGTCAAGTccgccgaggaggtggaTGCAAAGAAGGACTAA